One window from the genome of Sulfuricurvum sp. IAE1 encodes:
- a CDS encoding WGR domain-containing protein gives MTTLYRNVNAKERRYTIECIPSLFGEWIVIRTFGSSSKPSPMGVIKTYHTDEKEAQMQLEILLRLKTNKGYRLLKQQ, from the coding sequence ATGACGACCCTTTATCGAAACGTCAACGCCAAAGAGCGCCGATACACCATCGAGTGTATCCCCTCATTGTTCGGGGAGTGGATCGTGATCCGTACCTTTGGATCCTCTTCAAAACCTTCCCCAATGGGAGTTATAAAAACCTATCACACAGATGAGAAAGAGGCACAGATGCAGCTGGAGATCCTGCTGCGCCTAAAAACAAACAAGGGGTATCGCCTCCTGAAGCAACAGTGA